Proteins from one Acanthopagrus latus isolate v.2019 chromosome 18, fAcaLat1.1, whole genome shotgun sequence genomic window:
- the LOC119007157 gene encoding protein INSYN2B isoform X1: MGRRVADPTNPVPALGVPLAGGRWGPLCSVGVQTSPGLRTLPSIKRHSSQPTNTHRPLAMATDKATSAETAGVIRSDSNSLPVSKETSQNEINSLTQDDMGSQGSGSGVYCQIKTLRTNPKDTRAKRTARYTNGSVVASDVVGGVCTEAAEGKEPAHERRRVQSLRMEGHRSVLKTGSVSTTVHATPPRPCRVMATSPPRLCATCGRRRSQITPCTGACRRKAVNQITASQTLPNPPRKASAAPSQSKKECALDSVSYTANTSVKTTQIPQLSHTIPKTHSSHSNHTSQAQTKTKDSKLQSRPHSADFTIYKDSATQTADTHMHNSTDRTTATTHKQQAHTPSAEATEPHSTDKHKHDLAKIKHADEHKHTSVRVNSKPSVSSLHSDSKSTNTPPLPPKNSPKLTPSEPATDLAQTKNSKDTTDIPNKASSQRIKLKDYAKQKSKSFDDHTLPCKTHMKAQCNGAPGGLLGGPVGNAPRGLERQLQSVEENLVSNQEKIKVLLNVIQDLEKSKALSEGRSSYRTGQDINNCPTCQKTACIIYSVEHDFRQQEGRLQGIMEALEGEYDVPAAALTKPTLAPSSSNRPSTKARVKKLRKKCFWWL; this comes from the exons ATGGGCAGAAGGGTGGCTGACCCAACCAATCCGGTGCCTGCGCTGGGGGTTCCCCTGGCAGGAGGGCGATGGGGCCCTCTGTGCAGCGTCGGGGTGCAGACTTCTCCAGGGCTGCGGACTCTCCCCTCCATCAAACGGCACAGCAGCCAGCCAACCAACACACATCGTCCACTTGCCATGGCCACAGACAAAGCAACCTCAGCAGAGACAGCTGGAGTTATCAGAAGTGACAGCAACAGTCTGCCAGTGTCCAAGGAGACATCTCAGAACGAGATCAACAGCCTGACACAGGACGACATGGGCTCTCAGGGGTCGGGCAGTGGAGTTTACTGCCAGATTAAAACACTAAGGACAAACCCTAAAGACACAAGAGCTAAAAGGACAGCTCGGTATACAAACGGCAGCGTGGTAGCCTCCGATGTAGTGGGAGGGGTTTGCACTGAGGCCGCAGAAGGCAAAGAGCCGGCCCacgagaggaggagggtgcagTCTCTACGCATGGAGGGCCACCGCTCCGTTCTAAAGACAGGGAGCGTTAGTACGACTGTGCACGCCACCCCGCCACGGCCTTGTCGAGTCATGGCGACTTCCCCGCCTCGTCTCTGTGCGACTTGTGGGAGGAGACGGTCACAGATTACGCCGTGCACAGGCGCATGTCGAAGGAAGGCTGTCAATCAAATAACAGCGAGCCAGACTTTACCTAATCCGCCACGGAAAGCTTCCGCTGCTCCCAGCCAGTCGAAGAAGGAGTGTGCCCTGGACTCTGTGTCTTacacagcaaacacatcagTAAAGACTAcacaaataccacagctgtcacacacgataccaaaaacacacagctcacattCCAACCACACATCACAAGCTCAGACGAAAACGAAAGATTCAAAACTGCAGTCAAGGCCACACTCAGCGGACTTCACTATATACAAAGACTCGgccacacaaacagcagacacacatatgcacaacAGCACAGACAGGACCACAGCTACCACGCATAAgcagcaagcacacacaccGTCTGCAGAGGCGACAGAGCCACATtcgactgacaaacacaagcatgacTTGGCTAAAATCAAGCACGCcgatgaacacaaacacacatcagtccGTGTCAATTCTAAACCTTCAGTTTCTTCCCTCCACAGCGACTCAAAATCCACCAACACGCCACCCCTGCCACCGAAAAACTCCCCTAAACTCACTCCTTCCGAACCGGCCACAGACCTAGCGCAAACCAAAAACAGCAAGGACACCACAGATATTCCCAACAAAGCATCGTCGCAGCGGATTAAACTCAAGGACTACGCAAAACAGAAGAGCAAATCATTCGATGACCACACTCTGCCTTGTAAGACTCATATGAAAGCACAGTGTAACGGGGCTCCAGGGGGATTGTTGGGCGGACCTGTGGGGAACGCACCCCGCGGGCTCGAGAGGCAGCTGCAGAGCGTGGAGGAGAACCTGGTGTCCAATCAGGAGAAGATCAAGGTGCTTCTGAACGTCATTCAAGACCTGGAGAAGAGCAAGGCCCTCAGCGAAGG TCGCAGCTCATACAGAACTGGTCAGGACATTAACAACTGCCCCACCTGCCAAAAGACAGCCTGCATCATCTACAG TGTGGAGCATGATTTCCGACAGCAGGAGGGACGCTTGCAGGGGATAATGGAGGCGCTGGAGGGCGAGTATGATGTGCCTGCAGCCGCTTTGACCAAGCCCACGCTAGCCCCTTCATCTTCCAACCGCCCCAGCACCAAGGCCCGTGTGAAGAAACTTCGCAAGAAGTGTTTCTGGTGGCTGTAA
- the LOC119007157 gene encoding protein INSYN2B isoform X2, translating to MGRRVADPTNPVPALGVPLAGGRWGPLCSVGVQTSPGLRTLPSIKRHSSQPTNTHRPLAMATDKATSAETAGVIRSDSNSLPVSKETSQNEINSLTQDDMGSQGSGSGVYCQIKTLRTNPKDTRAKRTARYTNGSVVASDVVGGVCTEAAEGKEPAHERRRVQSLRMEGHRSVLKTGSVSTTVHATPPRPCRVMATSPPRLCATCGRRRSQITPCTGACRRKAVNQITASQTLPNPPRKASAAPSQSKKECALDSVSYTANTSVKTTQIPQLSHTIPKTHSSHSNHTSQAQTKTKDSKLQSRPHSADFTIYKDSATQTADTHMHNSTDRTTATTHKQQAHTPSAEATEPHSTDKHKHDLAKIKHADEHKHTSVRVNSKPSVSSLHSDSKSTNTPPLPPKNSPKLTPSEPATDLAQTKNSKDTTDIPNKASSQRIKLKDYAKQKSKSFDDHTLPCKTHMKAQCNGAPGGLLGGPVGNAPRGLERQLQSVEENLVSNQEKIKVLLNDINNCPTCQKTACIIYSVEHDFRQQEGRLQGIMEALEGEYDVPAAALTKPTLAPSSSNRPSTKARVKKLRKKCFWWL from the exons ATGGGCAGAAGGGTGGCTGACCCAACCAATCCGGTGCCTGCGCTGGGGGTTCCCCTGGCAGGAGGGCGATGGGGCCCTCTGTGCAGCGTCGGGGTGCAGACTTCTCCAGGGCTGCGGACTCTCCCCTCCATCAAACGGCACAGCAGCCAGCCAACCAACACACATCGTCCACTTGCCATGGCCACAGACAAAGCAACCTCAGCAGAGACAGCTGGAGTTATCAGAAGTGACAGCAACAGTCTGCCAGTGTCCAAGGAGACATCTCAGAACGAGATCAACAGCCTGACACAGGACGACATGGGCTCTCAGGGGTCGGGCAGTGGAGTTTACTGCCAGATTAAAACACTAAGGACAAACCCTAAAGACACAAGAGCTAAAAGGACAGCTCGGTATACAAACGGCAGCGTGGTAGCCTCCGATGTAGTGGGAGGGGTTTGCACTGAGGCCGCAGAAGGCAAAGAGCCGGCCCacgagaggaggagggtgcagTCTCTACGCATGGAGGGCCACCGCTCCGTTCTAAAGACAGGGAGCGTTAGTACGACTGTGCACGCCACCCCGCCACGGCCTTGTCGAGTCATGGCGACTTCCCCGCCTCGTCTCTGTGCGACTTGTGGGAGGAGACGGTCACAGATTACGCCGTGCACAGGCGCATGTCGAAGGAAGGCTGTCAATCAAATAACAGCGAGCCAGACTTTACCTAATCCGCCACGGAAAGCTTCCGCTGCTCCCAGCCAGTCGAAGAAGGAGTGTGCCCTGGACTCTGTGTCTTacacagcaaacacatcagTAAAGACTAcacaaataccacagctgtcacacacgataccaaaaacacacagctcacattCCAACCACACATCACAAGCTCAGACGAAAACGAAAGATTCAAAACTGCAGTCAAGGCCACACTCAGCGGACTTCACTATATACAAAGACTCGgccacacaaacagcagacacacatatgcacaacAGCACAGACAGGACCACAGCTACCACGCATAAgcagcaagcacacacaccGTCTGCAGAGGCGACAGAGCCACATtcgactgacaaacacaagcatgacTTGGCTAAAATCAAGCACGCcgatgaacacaaacacacatcagtccGTGTCAATTCTAAACCTTCAGTTTCTTCCCTCCACAGCGACTCAAAATCCACCAACACGCCACCCCTGCCACCGAAAAACTCCCCTAAACTCACTCCTTCCGAACCGGCCACAGACCTAGCGCAAACCAAAAACAGCAAGGACACCACAGATATTCCCAACAAAGCATCGTCGCAGCGGATTAAACTCAAGGACTACGCAAAACAGAAGAGCAAATCATTCGATGACCACACTCTGCCTTGTAAGACTCATATGAAAGCACAGTGTAACGGGGCTCCAGGGGGATTGTTGGGCGGACCTGTGGGGAACGCACCCCGCGGGCTCGAGAGGCAGCTGCAGAGCGTGGAGGAGAACCTGGTGTCCAATCAGGAGAAGATCAAGGTGCTTCTGAAC GACATTAACAACTGCCCCACCTGCCAAAAGACAGCCTGCATCATCTACAG TGTGGAGCATGATTTCCGACAGCAGGAGGGACGCTTGCAGGGGATAATGGAGGCGCTGGAGGGCGAGTATGATGTGCCTGCAGCCGCTTTGACCAAGCCCACGCTAGCCCCTTCATCTTCCAACCGCCCCAGCACCAAGGCCCGTGTGAAGAAACTTCGCAAGAAGTGTTTCTGGTGGCTGTAA